A region from the Volucribacter amazonae genome encodes:
- the glnD gene encoding bifunctional uridylyltransferase/uridylyl-removing protein GlnD, with amino-acid sequence MALFSYQAQPIPTVENIKQQKNALAQRELAHFNQANVYELIAQRNQFCDDLLCHLWQYFALNQQPDLALIAVGGYGRQEIFPLSDLDFLILSQSAICPETEQKIAQFIQFLWDCHFDIGHSVRSLTQCIEEGKKDISIATNLLESRYLCGNQQIFAQLESAVHYQADFWPAADFFQAKLQEKNERYQRYHNTSYNLEPDIKNSPGGLRDLHLLYWIALRHTKAKNLSDILQAGFIYPEEYACLQQSQHFLFRTRFALHLILKRYDNRLLFDRQLKISQMLGFGEGNQGVEKLMKVFFQSLQHIALLSHILLKHYQEHFLTSPEKTSAVDLDDNFCLLGQSILLKNKSSFTQQPESILDLFYYLTQHHKADIHSETLRELVIALGQLNSPLCQYAKAREKFIQLLAQPQAISRAFFPMHQYGVLTAYLPQWQPIVGLMQFDLFHTYTVDEHTLRVMLKLESFLQQENQKLHPLCTQLFPQLADRRLLYLAGLFHDIAKGRGGDHAELGAKEMQDFAILHGFNATQTELMCWLVQQHLFMSITAQRRDIHDPEVVLAFADKVKDQQHLDYLVCLTVADICATNGTLWNDWKRTLLFTLYQYCSQQFDQGMQHRLDYQQQIAQNRQQALILLKALPEQSIQALWQQCPDEYFLRNTPKQIAWHSQLLYENQDNLVVKVSNKFAKGGTEIFIYCADQPSLFHKVVSIIGTKNLSIHDAQIITRQDGYVMDSFIVSELDGSLVRNERRRALEKALYQGLTTPAKALLNQRRNYKLQHFQVPTQIRFLNIHRSDHTEMELFALDKAGLLSKISQVFVEQQLNLLNAKITTIGEKAEDFFILVNAEGKALCATQRQQLEQRLVHTLAND; translated from the coding sequence ATGGCGTTATTCTCTTATCAAGCACAACCAATCCCTACAGTGGAAAATATTAAACAACAAAAAAATGCGTTAGCACAAAGGGAATTAGCACATTTTAATCAAGCTAATGTATATGAATTGATTGCACAACGTAACCAATTTTGTGATGATTTATTATGTCATCTTTGGCAATATTTTGCTTTAAATCAACAGCCTGATTTAGCATTGATTGCGGTAGGAGGATATGGACGGCAAGAGATTTTTCCGCTTTCTGATTTAGATTTTCTCATTCTTAGTCAATCAGCTATTTGCCCCGAAACTGAACAAAAAATTGCTCAGTTTATTCAATTTTTGTGGGATTGTCATTTTGATATTGGGCATAGTGTACGCAGCCTTACCCAATGTATAGAGGAGGGCAAAAAAGATATTAGCATCGCTACCAATTTATTAGAAAGCCGTTATTTATGTGGCAATCAGCAAATTTTTGCTCAATTAGAAAGTGCGGTGCATTATCAAGCAGATTTTTGGCCAGCTGCCGATTTTTTTCAAGCCAAATTACAGGAAAAAAATGAACGTTATCAACGTTATCATAATACCAGCTATAATTTAGAACCTGATATTAAAAACAGCCCGGGCGGATTGCGAGATTTACATTTACTGTATTGGATTGCATTACGCCATACCAAAGCCAAAAACCTCAGTGATATTTTACAAGCAGGGTTTATTTATCCCGAAGAATATGCTTGTTTACAGCAAAGCCAGCATTTTTTATTTCGCACTCGTTTTGCCCTACATTTGATCTTAAAACGCTATGATAATCGCTTGTTGTTTGATCGCCAGCTTAAGATTAGCCAAATGCTGGGTTTTGGCGAGGGCAATCAAGGGGTAGAAAAACTGATGAAAGTGTTTTTTCAAAGTTTGCAACATATCGCTTTATTAAGCCATATTTTATTAAAGCATTATCAAGAACATTTTCTAACCTCGCCAGAGAAAACAAGTGCGGTGGATTTAGATGATAATTTTTGCTTGCTTGGGCAAAGTATTTTATTAAAAAACAAATCCAGTTTTACCCAACAACCTGAAAGTATCTTGGATTTATTTTATTATCTTACCCAACATCATAAAGCGGATATTCACTCTGAAACCTTGCGTGAATTAGTTATTGCTCTCGGTCAGCTTAATTCGCCCCTTTGCCAATATGCAAAAGCAAGGGAAAAATTTATCCAACTTTTAGCTCAACCTCAAGCCATCAGTCGTGCCTTTTTTCCTATGCACCAATATGGGGTATTAACCGCTTATTTACCGCAATGGCAACCTATTGTGGGCTTAATGCAATTTGATTTATTTCATACTTATACCGTTGATGAGCATACTTTGCGTGTTATGCTCAAACTAGAAAGTTTTTTACAACAAGAAAATCAGAAATTACACCCACTTTGTACCCAATTATTTCCCCAATTAGCCGATCGCCGCCTATTATATTTAGCAGGATTATTTCATGATATTGCCAAAGGGCGAGGTGGTGATCATGCGGAGCTTGGGGCAAAAGAAATGCAGGATTTTGCCATTCTACATGGTTTTAATGCCACCCAAACCGAATTAATGTGTTGGTTAGTACAACAACATTTATTTATGTCCATTACTGCACAACGGCGTGATATTCATGATCCCGAAGTGGTATTAGCTTTTGCTGATAAAGTTAAAGATCAACAGCATTTGGATTATTTAGTTTGTTTAACCGTAGCGGATATTTGTGCTACCAATGGTACCTTATGGAATGATTGGAAACGAACCTTATTATTTACCCTATACCAATATTGTTCACAACAATTTGATCAAGGAATGCAACATCGGTTGGATTATCAGCAACAAATTGCTCAAAATCGTCAGCAAGCCCTTATTTTATTAAAGGCATTACCTGAGCAATCCATTCAAGCCCTGTGGCAACAATGTCCTGATGAATATTTTTTACGCAATACGCCGAAACAAATTGCTTGGCATAGTCAGTTACTGTATGAAAATCAAGATAATCTTGTGGTTAAGGTAAGCAATAAATTTGCCAAAGGGGGAACAGAAATCTTTATCTATTGTGCGGATCAGCCTAGCTTATTTCATAAGGTTGTTAGCATTATTGGCACAAAAAATTTGAGTATTCACGATGCACAAATTATTACCAGACAAGATGGTTATGTGATGGACAGTTTTATTGTGTCAGAGCTTGATGGCAGTTTAGTACGCAATGAGCGGCGACGAGCATTAGAAAAAGCCTTATACCAAGGATTAACCACACCAGCTAAAGCCTTGCTAAATCAACGGCGAAATTATAAATTGCAACATTTTCAAGTGCCAACTCAAATACGTTTTTTAAATATACATCGTTCGGATCATACCGAAATGGAGCTTTTTGCCTTAGATAAAGCGGGATTATTGAGCAAAATTAGCCAAGTTTTTGTGGAGCAACAGCTCAATTTACTCAATGCTAAAATCACCACCATTGGCGAGAAAGCCGAAGACTTTTTTATTTTAGTCAATGCGGAGGGAAAAGCCCTCTGTGCCACGCAACGGCAACAGCTAGAACAACGATTAGTGCATACTTTAGCAAATGACTAA
- the map gene encoding type I methionyl aminopeptidase, protein MNIPLRKSEEIEKLREACRLAAEVLVMIEPYVKAGISTGELDRICHDYMVNHQKVIPACLGYHNYPKATCISLNEVVCHGIPSDDKILKNGDILNIDVTVIKDGYFGDNSKMYIVGETNIRSKKLVEAAQEALYVGLRKVKPGIRLNEIGRAIQQYTEAQGFSVVREYCGHGIGTEFHCDPQVLHYYADDGGVILQEGMVFTIEPMINAGKKEVRLMGDGWTVKTKDRSHSAQYEHQIVVTQQGCEVMTIRDEEQQAGRISRFMVNL, encoded by the coding sequence ATGAATATCCCATTAAGAAAGAGTGAAGAAATTGAGAAATTGCGTGAGGCTTGCCGATTAGCCGCAGAAGTTCTTGTGATGATTGAACCTTATGTTAAAGCTGGCATTAGTACCGGAGAATTAGATCGTATTTGCCATGATTATATGGTAAATCATCAAAAAGTTATTCCTGCTTGTTTGGGTTACCATAATTATCCTAAAGCTACCTGTATTTCCCTGAATGAAGTAGTGTGCCATGGTATTCCAAGTGATGATAAAATCTTGAAAAACGGCGATATTTTAAACATTGATGTTACGGTCATTAAGGACGGTTATTTTGGCGATAACTCAAAAATGTACATTGTAGGCGAAACCAATATTCGCAGTAAAAAGCTAGTAGAGGCTGCTCAAGAGGCACTTTATGTGGGATTACGCAAGGTAAAACCCGGTATCCGTTTAAATGAAATTGGGCGAGCAATTCAGCAATATACTGAAGCACAAGGATTTAGTGTGGTGCGTGAATATTGTGGACATGGTATTGGTACGGAGTTTCATTGTGATCCCCAAGTGTTACATTATTATGCTGATGATGGTGGGGTGATTTTACAAGAAGGCATGGTGTTTACCATTGAACCTATGATTAATGCCGGCAAAAAAGAAGTACGTTTAATGGGCGATGGTTGGACAGTGAAAACCAAAGATCGTAGTCATTCCGCACAATATGAACATCAAATTGTAGTAACGCAACAGGGTTGCGAAGTCATGACCATTCGTGATGAAGAACAACAAGCAGGGCGGATAAGTCGTTTTATGGTTAATCTTTAA
- the erpA gene encoding iron-sulfur cluster insertion protein ErpA encodes MSDVVVPLTFTDAAANKVKSLISEEENDALKLRVYITGGGCSGFQYGFTFDEKVNEGDLTIEKSGVQLVIDPMSLQYLIGGTVDYTEGLEGSRFVVTNPNATTTCGCGSSFSI; translated from the coding sequence ATGAGTGATGTAGTAGTGCCGTTGACGTTTACTGACGCAGCTGCAAATAAAGTAAAATCATTAATTAGCGAAGAAGAAAATGATGCGTTAAAATTGCGAGTGTACATTACAGGCGGTGGGTGTAGCGGTTTCCAATATGGCTTTACCTTTGATGAAAAAGTCAATGAAGGCGATTTGACCATTGAAAAATCAGGGGTGCAATTAGTCATTGATCCCATGAGCTTACAATATTTAATCGGCGGTACAGTAGATTATACCGAGGGTTTAGAAGGTTCAAGATTTGTGGTTACCAACCCAAATGCCACAACAACCTGTGGTTGTGGTTCATCATTTAGTATTTAA
- a CDS encoding YacL family protein — protein MDFQFSQYLGQTLVKCSMEHEAFAHWLNTEINANLNLAQQILTQLNPSQCLQVKMIEGKEYSLYIDQQQVICQANSLAFGTETALQLEQDLHYYDSESVASCGLEDFIQLLEAYIAFHTAK, from the coding sequence ATGGATTTTCAATTTAGCCAATATCTTGGACAAACCTTAGTAAAATGCTCAATGGAACATGAAGCATTTGCCCATTGGCTAAATACTGAAATCAATGCCAATCTCAACCTTGCACAACAAATTCTCACTCAACTTAATCCCTCACAATGCCTACAAGTAAAGATGATTGAGGGGAAAGAATATAGCCTATATATTGATCAGCAACAAGTGATTTGCCAAGCAAATAGTTTGGCTTTTGGCACAGAAACAGCTCTACAATTAGAGCAGGATTTACATTATTATGATTCAGAGTCCGTAGCAAGTTGTGGTCTAGAGGATTTTATCCAACTTTTAGAAGCATATATTGCTTTTCACACAGCAAAATAA
- a CDS encoding acetate uptake transporter, whose product MSTTNQYANPGPLGLCGFALTTWLLCLVNAGIFDSKSLGLVIAMAFAFGGTAQMIAGMFEFKKGNTFGFTAFNSYGAFWWSWALFTVFFKGETPTTFVAWYLAVWGTFTLMMLLATLKKAKALQAIFFCLTLTFYALALGDATGNHSIVNIGGYLGLLTALCAFYLAAAEIINEAYGRTILPIGEPK is encoded by the coding sequence ATGTCAACAACAAATCAATATGCTAACCCCGGTCCATTAGGACTTTGCGGTTTTGCATTAACCACTTGGTTATTATGTTTAGTGAATGCAGGTATTTTTGATAGCAAGAGCTTAGGCTTAGTTATCGCTATGGCATTTGCGTTTGGCGGTACAGCCCAAATGATTGCTGGAATGTTTGAATTTAAAAAAGGCAATACCTTTGGTTTTACAGCATTTAATAGCTATGGGGCTTTTTGGTGGTCTTGGGCGTTATTTACCGTTTTCTTCAAAGGTGAAACCCCAACAACATTTGTAGCTTGGTATCTCGCTGTTTGGGGAACTTTTACCCTAATGATGTTACTTGCTACCCTGAAAAAAGCAAAAGCATTACAAGCGATTTTCTTCTGCTTAACCCTAACCTTTTATGCGTTAGCTCTTGGTGATGCCACAGGTAATCATAGTATTGTCAATATCGGTGGTTATTTAGGCTTATTAACTGCATTATGTGCTTTCTATCTAGCTGCGGCGGAAATCATAAATGAGGCCTATGGCAGAACGATATTACCGATTGGTGAACCGAAATAA
- a CDS encoding MBL fold metallo-hydrolase, protein MNLEIIPVTAFQQNCSLIWDQDNNAAIIDPGGEGNRLIQRIEELGLKLSKILLTHGHLDHVGAAVQLKQHFGVEIIGSNPQDKLLFATLPQQSQRFGVEEIEAFDPDQWLAGEGEVLSLGEFQFEVLHLPGHSPGHIGFIEHEKNIAFTGDVLFKNSIGRTDLPGGDYDTLIATIHNKLFPLNDEMIIIPGHGAYTTLAAEKRSNPFLK, encoded by the coding sequence ATGAATTTAGAGATTATTCCTGTTACAGCGTTTCAACAAAATTGCTCGTTAATTTGGGATCAAGATAATAATGCAGCGATTATTGATCCCGGTGGCGAAGGAAATCGCTTAATTCAGCGTATTGAGGAATTGGGATTAAAGCTGAGCAAAATATTATTAACCCATGGTCATCTGGATCACGTTGGGGCAGCAGTACAATTAAAGCAACATTTTGGTGTGGAAATTATTGGTTCAAATCCACAGGATAAATTATTATTTGCCACTTTACCTCAACAATCACAGCGTTTTGGCGTTGAGGAAATAGAGGCGTTTGACCCCGATCAATGGCTAGCAGGCGAGGGGGAGGTTTTATCCCTTGGAGAATTTCAATTTGAAGTCTTGCATTTACCAGGACATAGTCCGGGGCATATTGGTTTTATTGAACACGAGAAAAATATTGCTTTTACGGGCGATGTATTGTTTAAGAATAGTATAGGACGTACTGATCTACCCGGTGGAGATTATGATACGCTGATTGCAACTATTCATAATAAACTTTTCCCTTTAAATGACGAAATGATCATTATTCCGGGGCATGGTGCTTACACCACTTTGGCAGCAGAAAAACGTAGCAATCCTTTTTTAAAATAA
- a CDS encoding YcbK family protein, whose protein sequence is MNEINHHRRKWLSLGGIVLGATLLPNTLLASVSTAKPRILKFRNVNTGDKLSLDFIVGKGFSSANLKKLDYLMRDRRTNQIHKMDVNLFSKLHRIHRQIGVPNAEILVICGYRAPVTNAKMHQRSRGVASNSYHTRGQAIDFRLQGVSLAKVKQVAESLKNGGVGYYPKSNFIHIDTGPVRTWRGS, encoded by the coding sequence ATGAATGAAATTAATCATCATCGCCGTAAATGGTTATCCCTCGGCGGTATTGTTTTAGGGGCAACATTATTACCTAATACCTTATTAGCTTCTGTTTCTACAGCAAAACCTCGTATTTTAAAATTTAGAAATGTGAATACAGGGGATAAATTAAGTTTAGATTTTATAGTTGGTAAAGGGTTTTCAAGTGCAAATTTAAAAAAATTAGATTACTTAATGCGTGATCGCCGTACTAACCAAATTCATAAAATGGACGTGAATTTATTTAGCAAACTTCATCGGATTCATCGCCAAATTGGTGTACCTAATGCAGAAATTTTAGTTATTTGTGGTTATCGAGCTCCCGTAACCAATGCCAAAATGCACCAACGTAGTCGTGGTGTTGCCAGTAATAGTTACCATACACGGGGGCAAGCCATTGATTTCCGTTTGCAAGGTGTAAGCCTAGCCAAAGTCAAACAAGTTGCTGAAAGCCTAAAAAATGGCGGGGTAGGTTATTATCCAAAAAGTAATTTTATTCATATTGATACTGGGCCAGTTCGTACTTGGCGTGGTAGCTAA